The Azospirillum baldaniorum genome contains a region encoding:
- a CDS encoding class I SAM-dependent methyltransferase has product MTDPRTPSAPSQPAAPAQATGVSAGAEGNWFGYRPVDPDAKSGLVRAVFDSVAGRYDLMNDLMSGGIHRLWKDTLMEMVAPRADMTLLDVAGGTGDIAFRFLERGGGRAVVCDITESMVRVGRDRSYDRNLLTGVNWTVGDAERLPIASRSVDAYTIAFGLRNVTRIDAALSEARRVLKPGGKFFCLEFSHVVLPVLREIYDVYSFQVLPRLGRMVAGDEDSYRYLAESIRRFPEQQAMVKRIEAAGFGAVRVRNLTGGIAAIHSGWRI; this is encoded by the coding sequence ATGACCGATCCGCGCACCCCCTCCGCCCCGTCCCAGCCCGCAGCTCCGGCCCAGGCCACCGGCGTGTCCGCCGGGGCCGAAGGGAACTGGTTCGGCTACCGCCCCGTCGATCCCGACGCCAAGTCCGGCCTCGTCCGCGCCGTCTTCGACAGCGTGGCCGGGCGCTACGACCTGATGAACGACCTGATGTCGGGCGGCATCCACCGGCTGTGGAAGGACACGCTGATGGAGATGGTGGCGCCGCGCGCCGACATGACGCTGCTCGACGTGGCGGGCGGCACCGGCGACATCGCCTTCCGCTTCCTGGAGCGCGGCGGCGGCCGGGCCGTGGTCTGCGACATCACCGAGTCGATGGTCCGAGTCGGGCGCGACCGTTCCTACGACCGCAACCTGCTGACCGGCGTGAACTGGACGGTCGGCGACGCCGAAAGGCTGCCCATCGCCTCCCGTTCGGTGGACGCCTATACGATTGCGTTCGGCCTTCGCAACGTCACGCGCATCGACGCCGCGCTTTCCGAGGCGCGCCGCGTGTTGAAGCCCGGCGGAAAGTTCTTCTGCCTGGAGTTCAGCCACGTGGTCCTTCCGGTCCTGCGCGAGATCTACGACGTCTATTCCTTCCAGGTCCTGCCGCGGCTCGGCCGCATGGTGGCCGGGGACGAGGACAGCTACCGCTATCTGGCGGAGAGCATCCGCCGCTTCCCCGAGCAGCAGGCCATGGTCAAGCGCATCGAGGCGGCGGGCTTCGGCGCGGTGCGCGTGCGCAACCTGACCGGTGGCATCGCCGCCATCCATTCCGGCTGGCGGATCTGA
- a CDS encoding tetratricopeptide repeat protein, with amino-acid sequence MATLQEALLIAFDLQREGCFAEADSVYGQILDAVPGHPPALHLRGLLLAQCGRLEEGCALVEQAVAAVDGQAEGQPDLHANHANLLEALGRFGAAAEALARAAALDPERVALLNNFALRRLAAGDPAAAEQALRAAVDLQPGLADPRINRAQALDALGRTDEALTQRRIAALLTPDDAGLLGALALRPDVGEGELCRALRLDPERAALWNRLGAWRKDRGALSSARNAYERGLALAPADAALWNNRANVRKGQGDPGGARDALRRAAALQPESAAIRNNLADAHALCGDPEAALAEAEAALARDPALADARLARASALLALGRFAEGWDAWEDRWTAEPWCRTAGRFPQPLWSGQPLGGGRLLVWGEQGVGDELMFATLLPLLTQSSTEEAQSSTTTLAGCLLECDARLAPLFARALPGVEVVPRGPRPDPRLSAPDIAAQIPSGSLPRLLLRSEEDFRRLRPILSADPARTPAVRRRCGRPLVGIAWHTTNPKWGRLRNVPPADLARALHAAGADMVVLQYGDCAGEVAALAAEGIAIALPPGLDRKDDLDGLAAQIAATDLVVTIDNATAHLAGALGHPVWLLLSHAPDWRWLVGRDDSPWYPSARLFRQPAAGDWRTPLDAVTDRLRALFP; translated from the coding sequence ATGGCCACGCTGCAGGAAGCCCTGCTGATCGCCTTCGACCTCCAGCGGGAGGGGTGCTTCGCCGAGGCCGATTCGGTCTACGGCCAAATCCTCGACGCCGTTCCCGGCCACCCGCCGGCCCTGCATCTGCGTGGCCTTCTCCTCGCCCAGTGCGGGCGGCTGGAGGAGGGCTGCGCCCTGGTCGAACAGGCCGTCGCCGCCGTCGATGGCCAAGCCGAAGGCCAGCCCGATCTGCACGCCAACCACGCCAACCTGCTGGAGGCGCTGGGCCGCTTCGGCGCGGCGGCGGAGGCGCTGGCCCGCGCCGCCGCCCTCGATCCGGAGCGGGTGGCGCTTCTCAACAATTTCGCGCTGCGCCGGCTGGCCGCCGGCGATCCGGCCGCGGCGGAGCAGGCGCTGCGCGCGGCGGTGGACCTTCAGCCGGGGCTGGCCGATCCGCGCATCAACCGTGCCCAGGCGCTGGACGCGCTGGGACGGACGGACGAGGCGCTGACCCAGCGGCGGATCGCCGCGCTGCTGACGCCGGACGACGCCGGCCTGCTGGGGGCGCTGGCCCTGCGGCCCGATGTGGGCGAAGGGGAGCTGTGCCGTGCCCTGCGGCTCGACCCGGAGCGGGCGGCGCTGTGGAACCGGCTGGGCGCGTGGCGGAAGGACCGCGGCGCGCTGTCCTCCGCCCGCAACGCCTATGAGCGCGGTCTGGCGCTGGCCCCCGCCGACGCCGCGCTGTGGAACAACCGGGCCAATGTGCGGAAGGGGCAGGGTGATCCGGGCGGCGCACGGGACGCCCTGCGGCGGGCGGCGGCGCTCCAGCCGGAGTCGGCGGCCATCCGCAACAATCTCGCCGACGCCCACGCGCTCTGCGGCGACCCGGAGGCGGCGCTGGCCGAGGCGGAGGCGGCGCTCGCCCGCGACCCCGCCCTGGCCGACGCGCGGCTGGCGCGGGCCTCGGCGCTGCTGGCGCTCGGGCGCTTCGCGGAGGGCTGGGACGCCTGGGAGGACCGCTGGACCGCCGAACCCTGGTGCCGCACCGCCGGACGCTTCCCGCAGCCGCTGTGGAGCGGGCAGCCGCTGGGCGGCGGGCGGCTGCTCGTCTGGGGAGAGCAGGGGGTCGGCGACGAGCTGATGTTCGCCACGCTGCTCCCATTGTTGACGCAATCGTCAACGGAAGAGGCGCAATCATCAACAACCACTTTGGCCGGCTGCCTGCTGGAATGCGACGCCCGGCTGGCACCGCTGTTCGCCCGCGCGCTGCCGGGGGTGGAGGTGGTGCCGCGTGGCCCGCGGCCGGACCCGCGCTTGTCCGCCCCGGACATCGCTGCGCAGATCCCCTCGGGCAGCCTGCCGCGCCTGCTGCTGCGCAGCGAGGAGGATTTCCGCCGGCTTCGCCCGATCCTGTCCGCCGATCCGGCGCGGACGCCGGCGGTTCGGCGGAGGTGCGGGCGGCCTCTGGTCGGCATCGCCTGGCACACCACCAACCCGAAATGGGGACGCCTGCGCAACGTGCCGCCGGCCGATCTGGCGCGCGCGCTGCACGCCGCGGGCGCCGACATGGTGGTGCTGCAATACGGCGACTGCGCGGGGGAGGTGGCCGCGCTGGCGGCGGAGGGCATCGCCATCGCGCTGCCGCCCGGGCTGGACCGCAAGGACGACCTGGACGGGCTGGCCGCGCAGATCGCCGCCACCGACCTCGTGGTCACCATCGACAACGCCACCGCCCATCTGGCCGGCGCGCTGGGCCACCCGGTCTGGCTGCTGCTGTCCCATGCGCCGGACTGGCGCTGGCTGGTCGGCCGGGACGACTCCCCCTGGTACCCCTCGGCCCGCCTGTTCCGTCAGCCGGCGGCGGGGGACTGGCGGACGCCGCTGGACGCCGTGACCGACCGGCTGCGCGCGCTTTTCCCATAG
- a CDS encoding tetratricopeptide repeat protein produces the protein MATIAEALAIAFDHHESGRLAEAEILYGRILDADPHQATALHLLGVLYGQTDRPKLAAALFVGAIGLVPDNPGLRYDLARVRLILEDGQGAVDALRRTLALQPDHAAALFQLALACRGVGRHDESLLVLERLLTLQPDGLEARYLADRAVEREGRELLDGGKVGQAVARLTRPVAEAVGVPLLSAHAAALYRDGRVEEAARLFRGLLAARPAEALALWNLSLCRLEGRDAAAAERLARRARALAPQEAEGHAKLGLALTAQGRLEEAMTAGRAALVCDPAHAPSLSNLGALTIRIGEDAQALRLAERALRLAPDLGEAQVVRGDALVHLDRPRDAEEAFRSALRVAPQLVVAHWNLSHLLLRLGDYAAGWAEYEWRWRSEALAGQRRPFRQPLWDGTDLAGRTILVHAEQGLGDTIQFIRFLDHVLQAAPAHVHLEAHGPLLPLLERNTDPARVTVIPRAPDFPGVSGLPDTDVQIPLMSLAGLFCPSLEAIPARVPYLRPDPRRAAAWSERLEGRPGLRVGLVWAGNPSFHGDAQRSPRLAGLRPVLGVPGVRVFGLQKGPGRDDLEGMALPPSFTDLGPDIVDFADTAAIMSNLDLVISSCTGPAHLAGALGVPVWVVLPHSPDWRWMMGREDSPWYPTARLFRQTRSGDWSGPAAAMARALRRLVDGLEG, from the coding sequence ATGGCGACAATCGCGGAAGCCCTGGCCATCGCCTTCGACCACCACGAGTCCGGCCGTCTGGCCGAGGCCGAAATCCTCTACGGCCGCATCCTCGACGCCGATCCCCATCAGGCGACCGCTCTGCATCTGCTGGGCGTGCTCTACGGCCAGACGGACCGGCCGAAACTGGCGGCGGCGCTGTTCGTCGGGGCGATCGGGCTGGTTCCCGACAATCCGGGCCTGCGCTACGACCTCGCCCGCGTCCGGCTGATCCTGGAGGACGGGCAGGGGGCGGTGGATGCCCTGCGGCGGACGCTGGCGCTCCAGCCCGACCACGCGGCGGCGCTGTTCCAGCTCGCCCTGGCCTGCCGCGGCGTCGGGCGGCACGACGAGTCGCTGCTGGTGCTGGAACGGCTCCTGACCCTCCAGCCGGACGGCCTGGAGGCGCGCTACCTCGCCGACCGGGCGGTGGAGCGGGAAGGGCGGGAGCTTCTTGATGGAGGGAAGGTCGGGCAGGCGGTGGCGCGGCTCACCCGCCCGGTGGCGGAGGCGGTGGGAGTGCCGCTCCTCTCCGCCCACGCCGCCGCGCTTTACCGCGATGGCCGGGTGGAGGAGGCCGCCCGACTGTTCCGCGGGCTGCTGGCCGCTCGTCCGGCGGAGGCCCTGGCGCTGTGGAACCTGTCGCTGTGCCGGCTCGAGGGGCGCGACGCGGCGGCGGCGGAGCGGCTGGCCCGCCGGGCGCGCGCCCTGGCCCCGCAGGAGGCGGAGGGCCACGCCAAGCTCGGGCTGGCGCTGACCGCCCAGGGGCGGCTGGAGGAGGCGATGACCGCCGGGCGCGCGGCGCTGGTCTGCGATCCGGCGCACGCGCCGTCCCTGTCCAACCTCGGCGCGCTGACCATCCGGATCGGGGAGGATGCGCAGGCCCTGCGGCTGGCCGAGCGGGCGTTGCGGCTGGCCCCGGATCTGGGCGAGGCCCAGGTCGTCCGTGGCGATGCCCTGGTGCATCTCGACCGCCCGCGGGACGCGGAGGAGGCCTTCCGCAGCGCCCTGCGGGTGGCGCCGCAACTGGTCGTCGCCCACTGGAATCTGTCCCATCTGCTGCTGCGGCTGGGCGATTACGCCGCCGGCTGGGCGGAGTACGAGTGGCGCTGGCGGAGCGAGGCCCTGGCCGGGCAGCGCCGCCCCTTCCGTCAGCCGCTCTGGGACGGCACCGATCTGGCGGGGCGGACCATCCTGGTCCATGCGGAGCAAGGGCTGGGCGACACCATCCAGTTCATCCGCTTCCTGGATCATGTGCTGCAGGCCGCCCCGGCGCATGTCCATCTGGAGGCGCACGGCCCTCTCCTGCCGCTGCTGGAGCGCAACACCGATCCGGCGCGGGTGACGGTGATCCCGCGGGCTCCCGACTTTCCGGGCGTAAGCGGCTTGCCCGACACCGACGTCCAGATTCCGCTGATGAGCCTCGCCGGTCTGTTCTGCCCGAGCCTGGAGGCGATCCCCGCCCGTGTGCCCTATCTGCGTCCTGATCCACGGCGCGCCGCCGCCTGGAGCGAGCGGCTGGAGGGCCGGCCGGGGCTGCGGGTCGGGCTGGTCTGGGCGGGCAACCCGTCCTTTCACGGCGATGCGCAGCGCTCGCCCCGGCTGGCCGGGCTGCGGCCAGTGCTGGGCGTGCCGGGCGTGCGCGTCTTCGGGCTTCAGAAGGGGCCGGGGCGGGACGATCTGGAGGGGATGGCCCTGCCACCATCCTTCACCGATCTGGGGCCGGACATCGTCGATTTCGCCGACACCGCGGCGATCATGAGCAACCTCGACCTCGTGATCTCCTCCTGCACCGGTCCGGCCCATCTGGCCGGGGCGCTGGGGGTGCCGGTGTGGGTCGTGCTGCCGCACTCGCCGGATTGGCGTTGGATGATGGGGCGGGAGGACAGCCCCTGGTATCCCACCGCCCGGCTGTTCCGCCAGACCCGGAGCGGCGACTGGTCCGGCCCGGCGGCGGCGATGGCGCGCGCCCTGCGGAGGCTGGTGGACGGTTTGGAGGGCTGA